The following proteins are co-located in the Thermus albus genome:
- the speD gene encoding S-adenosylmethionine decarboxylase, with product MEAVPGGRWVAEIYGCDLDVLENPKMVEAALLDAVMRLGAPRDAAQSVVYKFHPQGLSAAVVSPVAAVMIHTWPEDNASATLDLYFYRDGVNPEEVLKGLSRAFGAKEESAFRYWRGTEHAIKRRAFGGQQGG from the coding sequence GTGGAAGCGGTGCCGGGCGGGCGCTGGGTGGCGGAAATCTACGGCTGTGACCTGGATGTCTTGGAAAACCCCAAGATGGTGGAGGCGGCCCTCTTGGATGCGGTGATGCGCTTGGGGGCGCCCAGGGATGCGGCCCAGTCGGTGGTGTACAAGTTTCATCCCCAGGGTCTTTCCGCCGCCGTGGTCAGCCCGGTGGCGGCGGTGATGATCCACACCTGGCCCGAGGACAACGCCTCCGCCACCTTGGACCTCTACTTCTACCGGGATGGGGTGAACCCGGAGGAGGTCCTGAAGGGGCTTTCCCGGGCCTTCGGGGCCAAGGAGGAATCGGCCTTCCGGTACTGGCGGGGAACGGAGCACGCCATCAAGCGGCGGGCCTTTGGCGGCCAACAAGGAGGATAG